GCCAGCAAAGGAAATAAATCAACTATCTGACATAATTACAAATCTTTGGGCTAATAAGGTGAGGTCTACCCTATTAGGAGTACACAGTATAGTAAAATGGCATCACAAGAGAAAGACAAAAAGACacacacattatatatatgtatatatacctgGAAGAATTAAGACTTGTTTTCTGAATCCTGTGGCAATGTTGTTCTTGATTTGTTTTGAGGTCTTCTGTACCACAAAATAGTAAACCACAGAGTCCTTAATAAACCCCCATTAGCAAAATGTGGGATAAATATGCGCCCCCAGTACGGGTAGTGTGGGCCAGGTAATTTAAGCAAAGTGAAGAAAATAGCCATGCAAATTAGATGCCAAGGAACTTCTGCATTCTGAAATTAAGCCAGATAAGTATAGGAACCATTAGAATATACATTATTTTAGGCGCCATTTAAGAATACTCAGATAAGACGAACTAAGAAAAGTATAGGCAGATTTGTGCAATTATTTACAGATTATGACAATACAAGTAAATATCAGACCACCCTATTTGGAATTTAAACTGAGCACCACAAATGTCACAAGATTTGGTCAACAGTAAAATATGTTCTACCCAAATGAAGTTCAGAATAAACCAAACAAATTTTTGATTTTTGGTAAACATCTTACCTTGAGAAGTGGGGAAATTTCCAAGGCTGTCTGCCTCAAGACTCCAGCAAGAGTAATTCCGATGAATAATGGAAAAGGGACAAGTTTCAGCTTCCTTTCATGTGCACAGTAAGACATCTCGCTAAGAGAGGACACGGCGAGTAAAGGTACAGATAAGTATTTAAAAACTGCCAAGATGAGGTCCAGGGTAAGCTGAATGAAGTTGTCAAATGCTCTGTTCCAAGGGAAGTTCTTCACTGGTTGAGGGAAACCTTCCCACAATTTCCTTGCCTTCTCCATCAACTGGTCAAACTTTGTTTTCCCGGAATCATTTGATGACTGCCCTGCCGCCATGTTCATTGCACAATAGACCTTTGACATGGGCACAGAATTTTGAAGTACTCCATATGATTTGAAACCAAAGCTGCAGCTACGTGGGAATGATCCCAGCTGCAACCAAAAGAGAATTCAATATTCAGTACaaaccaaaaaacaaaaaaaacaattcaaatattttataGCTCTGCTCTGATTACTAAACCGAAATTAGCTTAACTAAAATCACAAAGTCGTTTTTATTCGCAAGAAAATCATCGTGTATAACAAGTCATTAGCAAAGTAGCTCCTATTTGGTTGAAAAATTGCGTAAGCACAAATGTAGTCGAGATAGGATTAAGAAAAcgggaaagaaaaaagaagtatTTCAACTATACGATAATTTGACTCCAATTTACTCATTAATAAAGGTTCAGATTTTCAGGGAAACCAAACATTTCAACTGCGAGGaacaatttgtttttttttttttttattttattttatt
Above is a genomic segment from Cannabis sativa cultivar Pink pepper isolate KNU-18-1 unplaced genomic scaffold, ASM2916894v1 Contig3, whole genome shotgun sequence containing:
- the LOC115703231 gene encoding uncharacterized protein LOC115703231 isoform X2; its protein translation is MALKTPHPFLQLGSFPRSCSFGFKSYGVLQNSVPMSKVYCAMNMAAGQSSNDSGKTKFDQLMEKARKLWEGFPQPVKNFPWNRAFDNFIQLTLDLILAVFKYLSVPLLAVSSLSEMSYCAHERKLKLVPFPLFIGITLAGVLRQTALEISPLLKNAEVPWHLICMAIFFTLLKLPGPHYPYWGRIFIPHFANGGLLRTLWFTILWYRRPQNKSRTTLPQDSENKS
- the LOC115703231 gene encoding uncharacterized protein LOC115703231 isoform X1 → MFGKLTRLEEQPSLAASALHLLPSINQFLLNQISSKMALKTPHPFLQLGSFPRSCSFGFKSYGVLQNSVPMSKVYCAMNMAAGQSSNDSGKTKFDQLMEKARKLWEGFPQPVKNFPWNRAFDNFIQLTLDLILAVFKYLSVPLLAVSSLSEMSYCAHERKLKLVPFPLFIGITLAGVLRQTALEISPLLKNAEVPWHLICMAIFFTLLKLPGPHYPYWGRIFIPHFANGGLLRTLWFTILWYRRPQNKSRTTLPQDSENKS